Proteins from a genomic interval of Toxoplasma gondii ME49 chromosome Ia, whole genome shotgun sequence:
- a CDS encoding hypothetical protein (encoded by transcript TGME49_295035~Predicted trans-membrane domain (TMHMM2.0):62-85:94-112) yields the protein MKQPDPSQRTRGEPAGARPGERKDFFLSPDSQAPRRAGEQPDSGGAESPHVDVSVISDSGHSVAFVRAATSGCLSAVFSTALFVLRKRQPPSFGWRWHAAAGCGGAAFGWWYSRWKQRVQEQGLARLRKVSGTGTAFMALDSLAPPLPPDVFTEAGEQAAEKLMKQNRFRTG from the exons ATGAAGCAACCGGATCCGTCTCAGAGAACTCGGGGAGAACCCGCGGGGGCGCGACcgggggagagaaaggacttctttctttcccccGACTCCCAGGCGCCGCGCAGAGCGGGGGAACAGCCCGACTCCGGCGGGGCTGAATCTCCTCACGTTGACGTCAGCGTCATTTCTGATTCTGGACACAGTGTGGCGTTTGTGCGCGCCGCTACATCTGGCTGCCTCTCAGCTGTCTTTTCAACTGCACTGTTTGTCTTGCGGAAGCGAC AACCTCCTTCTTTCGGCTGGAGGTGGCACGCTGCTGCGGGCTGCGGCGGGGCGGCGTTCGGGTGGTGGTACTCCCGTTGGAAACAGCGTGTCCAGGAGCAGGGCCTG GCGAGACTACGGAAGGTCTCTGGCACCGGCACAGCATTCATG GCCTTGGATAGTCTCGCCCCTCCACTTCCGCCTGACGTTTTCACTGAAGCTGGCGAACAGGCTGCTGAGAAGTTAATGAAGCAAAACCGTTTCCGCACAGGGTGA
- a CDS encoding HEAT repeat-containing protein (encoded by transcript TGME49_295040) produces the protein MATAGQTDEGDRASLQLMQQLLVSTLDPRQQVREQAEQQLVGARDGDFSLFLISLARVLDAQLSADPLQVQEQLLAKQIAAVTFKNCISAKDVVLDSAAADKWRAVAEAAKQAMRLQLLAAIKTEHIQVANAVCQVLSKIGRIELPGDGFPELLPFLLTLVTEATMTPEANAQADGVSVHRKVFGRNALTCLSYLCEEHADIVEETGEDPADVLSEAHCNNILTAVVQGMKDEDVQLKVAALKALYHALIFSKKNFENQTEREYIIQVVLENTKVAHQAVQVSAFECLVKVAEEYYSMLEPYMSGVGPLSWEALKSGDASVCIAAMELWNTIADVEIDIQQQEEEAAALGADGAESAVPRNCHIVKQALPFLLPILLNTLTQQDSEETDAADSWTAAMAAGTCLGLCAQVVKNDILPPVIQFVSENFASPDWTRREAAVLAFGSVMEGPDTEALKPLVEESFASLVDVLQDSSVAVRDTAAWTLGRIAQFHTPVVLQKLVNADGTVVVESNSLLAAIVRRLLDQPRVAVNVCWLLHELADHMTAGDGERPASTPLDPLFQRLCDALIQVSERADADERSLRDAAFNCLGALINNAGESCKPSMLKLLDHFVQQLSQSFMFEANEATRQRQGLLCGVIQILCLRLGDQVQPVASQIWACLARIFRGSPPANAPPGTAGQLSCSASESITNDALLATSALVNASGPSTAAFAEDIVCIIASGLENSTGSAAGSSGGGAGAAAATSGSSTTDELQTVRICVELVGDVSRALGPAFAPYSSPLLARMYQMLQDPNVERALKPCVMVAVGDAAMTMGGEAFAPYLDSFMAILHQAGNTTYDVGPSNWQVNEEWLWYIHDLREGVLQAYMSIVYSFKEKCMQEQLKLYVNAMLDVVKAVAATSPKMRGVDENVKQAIELVGDLISTYGGDLTLHLQRAPFMEQLLQLAQVLGTVKDAGGEACLQKAQWLRQLMARYS, from the exons gatGTCGTCCTCGACAGTGCAGCGGCAGACAAGTGGCGCGCAGTCGCCGAAGCGGCGAAACAGGCGATGCGCCTGCAGCTCCTCGCTGCGATCAAAACCGAACACATCCAA GTGGCGAATGCAGTGTGCCAGGTGTTGTCGAAGATCGGGAGAATCGAGCTGCCGGGCGACGGCTTCCCCGAGCTTTTGCCCTTCCTCTTGACGCTCGTGACAGAAGCGACGATGACTCCGGAGGCGAACGCGCAGGCGGAcggggtgtctgtacaccgcaaGGTGTTTGGGCGCAACGCGCTGACATGTCTCTCCTACTTGTGCGAGGAACACGCAGACATAGTGGAGGAGACTGGCGAAGACCCTGCAGACGTTTTGAGCGAGGCTCACTGCAACAACATCCTCACCGCCGTCGTTCAGG GCATGAAGGACGAGGATGTACAGCTGAAAGTTGCAGCTCTCAAGGCTCTTTACCACGCTCTGATTTTTTCAAAGAAAAACTTCGAGAACCAG ACGGAGCGCGAATACATCATTCAAGTGGTGTTGGAGAACACAAAGGTGGCGCACCAGGCCGTGCAGGTGTCGGCTTTCGAGTGCCTCGTCAAGGTCGCAGAAGAGTACTACTCGATGCTCGAGCCGTACATGAGTGGGGTCGGTCCACTCTCCTGGGAGGCGCTGAAGAGTGGCGACGCCAGCGTGTGCATTGCGGCGATGGAGTTATGGAACACGATTGCGGATGTGGAGATCGACATTCagcagcaagaagaagaagctgctgctCTGGGCGCAGACGGCGCCGAGAGCGCTGTGCCGCGGAACTGTCACATCGTCAAACAAGctctcccgtttcttcttccgatTCTCCTCAACACCCTGACCCAacaagacagcgaagagacagacgccgcAGACTCGTGGACTGCCGCCATGGCTGCGGGCACATGTCTCGGACTCTGCGCGCAG gtAGTGAAGAACGACATTTTGCCGCCGGTGATTCAATTCGTCTCTGAGAACTTCGCGAGCCCAGACTGGACGCGGCGCGAGGCGGCCGTCTTGGCATTCGGGAGCGTGATGGAAGGTCCGGACACGGAGGCGCTGAAGCCTCTCGTTGAAGAGTCTTTTGCGTCGCTCGTCGACGTCCTGCAAGACTCTTCTGTCGCCGTACGCGACACGGCGGCCTGGACGTTGGGGCGCATTGCGCAGTTTCACACACCCGTCGTTCTGCAGAAACTCGTGAATGCAGACGGCACCGTCGTGGTCGAAAGCAACTCGCTGCTCGCAGCGATTGTTCGGCGCCTTCTCGACCAGCCGCGAGTAGCCGTCAATGTCTGCTGGCTTCTGCACGAACTGGCAGACCACATGACTGCTGGCGACGGCGAGCGACCTGCGTCGACACCTCTCGATCCGCTCTTCCAGCGACTGTGCGACGCGCTCATTCAAGTATCTGAGCGCGCAGACGCT gACGAACGCAGTCTTCGAGACGCTGCTTTCAACTGCCTGGGGGCTCTCATCAACAATGCGg GCGAGAGCTGCAAGCCGTCGATGCTGAAGCTCCTCGATCACTTTGTTCAGCAGCTTTCTCAGTCCTTCATGTTTGAGGCCAACGAGGCGACGCGTCAGCGACAGG GTCTTCTCTGCGGGGTCATCCAAATTCTCTGTCTGCGCCTCGGAGACCAGGTCCAGCCAGTGGCGTCGCAGATATGGGCATGTCTAGCACGA ATTTTCCGCGGGTCGCCCCCGGCGAATGCGCCACCGGGCACTGCGGGTCAGCTGAGTTGCTCGGCAAGCGAGAGCATCACGAACGACGCGCTGCTGGCGACGTCTGCACTGGTGAATGCGTCGGGTCCTTCGACAGCGGCTTTCGCAGAAGACATCGTCTGCATCATTGCCTCCGGTTTAGAGAACTCGACAGGGTCTGCAGCAGGGAGCTCGGGTGGAGGCGCCGGGGCTGCTGCGGCGACTTCTGGAAGCAGCACCACCGACGAACTGCAGACTGTCCGAATCTGCGTCGAACTCGTGGGCGACGTCAGCCGCGCACTCGGTCCGGCCTTCGCTCCGTACAGTAGCCCTCTCTTGGCGCGCATGTATCAAATGCTGCAG GACCCCAACGTCGAGCGCGCGCTGAAGCCCTGCGTGATGGTCGCTGTGGGTGACGCGGCGATGACGATGGGCGGAGAGGCTTTCGCACCCTACCTCGATTCCTTCATGGCCATTCTCCACCAAGCAGGCAACACAACCTACGATGTTGGCCCGAGCAACTGGCAG GTGAACGAAGAGTGGCTGTGGTACATCCACGACTTGCGAGAAGGCGTTCTCCAGGCGTACATGTCCATCGTGTACAGCTTCAAggagaaatgcatgcaggagcAGTTGAAGTTGTACGTGAACGCGATGCTGGATGTGGTCAAAGCCGTCGCTGCGACGAGCCCGAAAATGCGAGGCGTCGACGAGAACGTGAAACAAGCGATTGAACTTGTGGG GGATCTGATCAGCACATACGGAGGAGACTTGACTCTTCATTTGCAGCGAGCACCGTTCAtggagcagctgctgcaacTCGCTCAAGTTCTTGGAACAGTCAAAGACGCAGGAGGCGAGGCCTGCCTTCAGAAGGCCCAGTGGCTCAGACAG CTGATGGCACGGTATAGCTGA